The Miscanthus floridulus cultivar M001 chromosome 7, ASM1932011v1, whole genome shotgun sequence genome includes a region encoding these proteins:
- the LOC136466789 gene encoding uncharacterized protein — translation MARAPSVPAATAVGIVVLLAAAADFRGAEAKSCTNAFPGLTSSHTERAAAQLRPGPPATALQPVVHGHDHDHEQHLTPTDESTWMSLMPRRALQREEAFDWLMLYRKLRGATTATAGGAPRPGAAAGAFLSEASLHDVRLEPGSLYWRAQQTNLEYLLLLDVDRLVWSFRKQAGLTAPGTPYGGWEGPDVQLRGHFVGHYLSATAKMWASTHNDTLNAKMSSVVDALSDCQKKMGTEYLSAFPSEFFDWVEAIKPVWAPYYTIHKIMQGLLDQYTVAGNSKALDMVVKMANYFSDRVKNVIQKYSIERHWESLNEETGGMNDVLYQLYTITNDLKHLTLAHLFDKPCFLGLLAVQADSISGFHSNTHIPVVIGAQMRYEVTGDPLYKQIASFFMDTINSSHSYATGGTSAGEFWTDPKRLAGALSTENEESCTTYNMLKISRNLFRWTKEIAYADYYERALINGVLSIQRGTDPGVMIYMLPQAPGHSKAVSYHGWGTKYDSFWCCYGTGIESFSKLGDSIYFEEKGDSPALNIIQYIPSTYDWKAAELTVTQKIKTLSSSDQYLQISLSISAKTKGQTAKLNVRIPSWTFADGAGATLNDKDLGSISPGSFLSITKQWNSDDHMALRFPIRLRTESIKDDRLEYASIHAVLFGPFVLAGLSTGDWDAKAGNGSAISDWITTVPPAHNSQLVTFTQVSNGKTFVLSSANGTLTMQERPEVDGTDTAIHATFRAHPLDSTALHDIYRTTLKGASILIEPFDLPGTVITNNLTLSAQKSTDSLFSIVPGLDGNPNSVSLELGTKPGCFLVTGMNYSAGTKIQVSCKSSLQSIGGILEQAASFSQTDPLRQYHPISFVAKGMTRNFLLEPLYSLRDEFYTVYFNIGA, via the exons ATGGCGCGAGCGCCGAGCgtgccggcggcgacggcggtgggGATCGTGGTGctgctggccgccgccgccgacttcCGCGGCGCGGAAGCGAAATCGTGCACGAACGCGTTCCCGGGATTGACCTCGTCGCACACGGAGCGCGCGGCGGCGCAGCTGCGGCCAGGGCCGCCGGCGACGGCGCTCCAGCCCGTCGTCCAcggccacgaccacgaccacgagCAGCACCTCACCCCAACCGACGAGTCCACCTGGATGTCGCTCATGCCGCGGCGAGCGCTGCAGCGCGAGGAGGCGTTCGACTGGCTCATGCTCTACCGCAAGCTCCGGggagccaccaccgccaccgccggcgGCGCGCCGCGGCCCGGGGCCGCGGCTGGGGCGTTCCTCTCCGAGGCGTCCCTGCACGACGTGCGGCTGGAGCCGGGCAGCCTGTACTGGCGAGCCCAGCAGACCAACCTGGAGTACCTGCTCCTCCTGGACGTCGACCGCCTCGTCTGGAGCTTCCGCAAGCAGGCCGGCCTGACGGCGCCGGGGACTCCCTATGGCGGGTGGGAGGGCCCTGACGTCCAGCTCCGCGGACACTTCGTTG GGCATTACCTGAGTGCTACTGCAAAGATGTGGGCTAGCACACACAATGATACTCTCAATGCAAAAATGTCATCGGTCGTCGACGCCCTCTCCGATTGCCAGAAGAAGATGGGCACAGAGTACCTGTCGGCCTTCCCGTCAGAGTTCTTCGATTGGGTTGAGGCCATCAAGCCTGTCTGGGCTCCTTACTACACAATCCACAAG ATTATGCAAGGCCTTCTTGATCAGTACACAGTGGCTGGGAATTCCAAGGCTCTTGACATGGTGGTAAAGATGGCTAATTATTTCAGTGACCGCGTGAAGAATGTCATACAGAAATATAGCATTGAGAGGCACTGGGAGTCTCTCAATGAGGAGACTGGTGGTATGAATGATGTTCTCTATCAGCTCTACACGATAACG AATGATCTGAAGCATTTGACGCTAGCTCATCTCTTCGAtaagccatgctttcttgggCTGCTTGCAGTTCAG GCTGACAGTATTTCCGGCTTTCATTCCAACACACACATTCCAGTTGTCATTGGTGCGCAAATGAGATATGAAGTTACAGGAGACCCTCTTTACAAg CAAATTGCGTCATTCTTTATGGATACAATAAATTCTTCTCATAGCTATGCAACTGGTGGCACATCTGCTGGTGAATTCTG GACTGATCCAAAGCGTTTAGCTGGGGCTCTGAGTACTGAGAATGAGGAATCTTGCACCACCTACAACATGCTTAAG ATTTCTCGCAACCTATtcagatggacaaaggaaatagCATATGCAGATTACTATGAAAGGGCATTGATAAATGGTGTTTTGAGCATTCAAAGGGGGACAGATCCTGGTGTGATGATTTACATGCTACCACAGGCCCCTGGACACTCTAAGGCTGTGAGTTATCATGGTTGGGGTACAAAGTACGATTCATTCTGGTGTTGTTATGGGACAG GTATAGAATCCTTTTCaaaacttggtgattctatttaCTTTGAGGAGAAAGGAGATTCGCCTGCACTCAATATCATTCAGTACATACCAAGTACTTACGACTGGAAAGCAGCTGAGCTTACTGTTACTCAGAAAATCAAAACCCTCAGCTCTTCTGACCAGTATCTTCAAATCTCACTCTCCATTTCTGCAAAG ACAAAAGGTCAGACTGCCAAATTGAATGTTAGAATTCCGTCATGGACATTTGCTGATGGTGCAGGAGCAACTTTAAATGACAAAGATTTGGGGTCGATATCTCCAG GATCTTTCCTATCAATCACCAAACAGTGGAACTCAGATGATCACATGGCACTACGGTTTCCCATCAGGTTGAGGACTGAATCAATTAAAG ATGACAGACTGGAGTATGCATCCATTCACGCAGTCCTGTTTGGGCCATTTGTTCTTGCTGGCCTATCCACCGGTGACTGGGATGCAAAAGCTGGCAATGGCAGTGCAATTTCAGATTGGATCACCACTGTCCCTCCAGCACACAACTCACAGCTGGTAACCTTTACACAAGTATCAAATGGGAAAACATTTGTCCTCTCAAGCGCAAATGGGACCCTGACAATGCAAGAGCGACCTGAAGTCGATGGCACTGACACCGCCATCCATGCGACATTCAGGGCACACCCTTTGGACTCAACAGCGCTGCATGACATCTACAGAACAACCTTGAAGGGAGCTTCCATTCTGATCGAACCATTTGACTTGCCAGGAACTGTGATTACCAATAACCTCACTCTATCTGCACAGAAGAGCACAGATTCCCTCTTCAGCATAGTGCCCGGTCTTGATGGAAACCCTAACTCGGTTTCCCTTGAGCTCGGGACCAAACCAGGATGCTTTTTGGTGACAGGCATGAATTACTCTGCGGGGACGAAGATTCAAGTCAGCTGCAAGAGTTCCCTTCAGAGCATTGGTGGGATACTCGAGCAGGCGGCGAGCTTCTCGCAAACTGACCCATTAAGGCAGTACCATCCAATCAGCTTTGTTGCGAAGGGGATGACCAGGAACTTCCTCCTTGAGCCATTGTACAGTTTGAGGGACGAATTCTACACGGTTTACTTCAACATCGGGGCCTGA
- the LOC136466790 gene encoding zinc finger A20 and AN1 domain-containing stress-associated protein 8-like has protein sequence MEHKEAGCQQPEGPILCINNCGFFGSAATMNMCSKCHKEMIMKQEQAQLAASSIDSIVNGGDGGKGPVIAANVDVAVPQVEEKTIVVQPMHVAETSEAAAVIPKAKAGPNRCATCRKRVGLTGFNCRCGNIYCSVHRYSDKHDCQFDYRTAARDAIAKANPVVKAEKLDKI, from the coding sequence ATGGAACACAAGGAGGCGGGCTGCCAGCAGCCGGAGGGCCCAATCCTATGCATCAATAATTGCGGTTTCTTTGGCAGCGCCGCCACCATGAACATGTGCTCCAAGTGCCACAAGGAGATGATAATGAAGCAGGAGCAGGCCCAGCTGGCTGCCTCCTCTATTGATAGCATTGTCAATGGCGGTGATGGTGGGAAAGGACCTGTAATTGCTGCAAATGTAGATGTGGCAGTTCCTCAAGTTGAGGAGAAAACTATTGTTGTGCAGCCTATGCATGTAGCTGAAACCAGCGAGGCTGCTGCTGTAATCCCGAAGGCCAAGGCAGGCCCAAACAGGTGCGCAACCTGCAGGAAGCGTGTTGGGTTGACGGGATTTAACTGCCGATGCGGGAACATATACTGTTCGGTGCACCGCTACTCCGACAAACATGACTGCCAGTTCGACTATCGAACTGCAGCTAGGGATGCGATTGCCAAGGCCAATCCTGTGGTGAAAGCGGAGAAGCTTGACAAGATCTGA
- the LOC136462950 gene encoding L10-interacting MYB domain-containing protein-like translates to MPEIDWNSENTRVLCMLFAEQVEKGNRPNTHLNALGYAEVEKGFKERTGIVATKVQIKNKWDKLKEDFKAWKKLMLRQTGTGWDPIKKTIAMDDEWWKKARADIPGCGKFKKKGLENEDDLAKCFADITTIGIDHWSPHVVNVENVDETQEEATNFDPQDDDVSPETQEEDIGISPPPASGKRLARPVEKSGKKAKSGNALLIQEAVNSMASSANEYVSKRHGKYSIDEVMEVVIACGAGYDSNEHYIATELFVKKEQREMFMTLPTNEIRFTWLRRKYNDKYDK, encoded by the exons ATGCCTGAAATTGATTGGAACTCGGAGAACACTCGAGTACTGTGTATGTTGTTTGCCGAACAAGTTGAAAAAGGAAATCGGCCAAACACACACTTGAATGCACTTGGTTATGCTGAGGTTGAGAAAGGGTTTAAAGAAAGGACTGGAATTGTGGCTACCAAGGTTCAGATCAAGAACAAATGGGACAAGTTGAAGGAAGATTTCAAGGCATGGAAGAAACTAATGCTGAGGCAAACAGGGACTGGTTGGGATCCTATAAAGAAGACTATTGCTATGGATGATGAATGGTGGAAAAAAGCTAGAGCT GACATTCCGGGTTGTGGAAAGTTCAAAAAGAAGGGCCTTGAGAATGAAGATGACTTAGCCAAGTGTTTTGCTGACATCACTACTATTGGTATTGATCATTGGTCTCCTCATGTTGTGAATGTTGAAAATGTTGATGAGACACAAGAGGAGGCAACCAATTTTGAtccacaagatgatgatgtcaGTCCTGAAACACAAGAGGAGGATATTGGTATTTCTCCTCCACCTGCAAGTGGCAAGAGATTGGCTAGGCCTGTTGAAAAAAGTGGCAAGAAGGCGAAGTCTGGAAATGCACTCCTAATTCAAGAAGCAGTAAACAGTATGGCAAGTTCAGCCAATGAATATGTTTCGAAGAGACATGGAAAATACTCTATTGATGAAGTGATGGAGGTTGTGATTGCTTGTGGGGCCGGCTATGATAGCAATGAACATTACATTGCAACTGAACTGTTTGTGAAGAAGGAGCAAAGGGAGATGTTCATGACCTTGCCTACTAATGAGATTAGGTTCACTTGGCTTAGGAGGAAGTACAATGATAAATATGACAAGTAG